One Gloeobacter morelensis MG652769 DNA window includes the following coding sequences:
- a CDS encoding efflux RND transporter permease subunit, producing MTVALKPEDEKTQPKPGLLKQWIYGALKARLLAALLLVAVIGLGINSLTRFPIDGLPDISNVQVQVITEAPALGPQEVEQLITFPLEIALTGMPRLTQMRSISKYGLSQITVVFEDGTDVYFARQLVNERLKGIEVLLPLGSESPVLGPVSTGLGEIFIFELQGQGRTPMELRTLMDWTVIPRLKSVPGVAEINPMGGFVKQYQVRLDPLRLLGYGITPQQVFDALATNNANSGGGYLNSQRGEQTIIRGEGLVVTTDDISRVIVDRSGGAPIYVRDIATVEIGNQLRQGVVTRDSTDGAVIATVLMRAGQNANAVVKDVKARVAEIQKELPEGVQIVPHYDRTQLITAAIKTVALNLTEGALLVTAILLIMLGNIRASLITALIIPLSMLLAITGMVIGGVSGNLMSLGAIDFGLLVDGAVFMVENIILRLSEQRPETPKERMAVIGAASAEVAKPVAFAITIVTVVYIPIFGLSGVEGKLFQPMAFTVILALVASLVLTLSLVPLACYFAFANKLPEERETLVVGWVRPPYEWVLGRLMGRWLPVSLASFAIFAASLTLVPLLGSEFVPNLAEGSLVINVRRPPAASLDEGARQTKIIERIIGEYPEVSTIFSTTGHPELATDTNKSENSDVFVMLKPQKEWKTAKTQEELVAKMEKRLEGVIPGITIAYTQPIQQRVNELLSGDRLDVALRIYGPELDVLNNAATQAAKAIAAVPGAADVRAETIKGLPVLNIKVDRERLAQYGINVREVLDTIEATRAGKVVGTVYEGRQRYALAVKFDAGAVADVDAVRRLPVSTKDGGIVPLETVVDVTVGDGLAQVSHREGERVITVGMNVRGRDLGSFVAAAQAAVEQTAQLPKGYRLVWGGQFENYQSALSRLQILVPLALALIFVLLYSSFGNLRPGILIFLNVPFSLVGGLVALWWRGFPLSVSAGVGFITLFGVAVLNGIVLVSTIRDIEEAEGIGPQEAALKGAKERLRPILSAALLASIGFIPMAIASSAGAEVQRPLATVVIGGLFTCTHFTLFALPVLYPAICGKSGGRGQALRQRWQKLFFWKPARQPVAPDTGHSVS from the coding sequence ATGACAGTCGCCTTGAAACCCGAGGACGAAAAGACGCAGCCAAAGCCCGGACTGCTCAAGCAGTGGATTTACGGAGCGCTCAAGGCGCGGTTGCTCGCCGCCCTGCTGCTGGTGGCGGTGATCGGTCTTGGGATCAATTCGCTGACGCGCTTTCCCATCGACGGTCTGCCGGATATCTCCAACGTGCAGGTGCAGGTGATTACCGAAGCGCCCGCCCTGGGGCCGCAGGAGGTCGAGCAGCTGATTACCTTTCCGCTGGAGATTGCCCTGACCGGCATGCCCCGTCTCACCCAGATGCGCTCGATCTCCAAGTACGGCCTCTCGCAGATCACGGTCGTCTTCGAGGACGGTACGGACGTCTATTTCGCCCGCCAACTGGTCAACGAACGGCTCAAGGGTATCGAAGTGCTGCTGCCGCTCGGTTCTGAGTCCCCGGTACTGGGACCGGTGAGCACCGGCCTCGGGGAGATCTTTATCTTCGAGCTGCAGGGGCAGGGACGCACCCCGATGGAATTGCGCACGCTCATGGACTGGACGGTGATCCCCCGCCTGAAGTCGGTCCCCGGCGTGGCGGAAATCAATCCGATGGGCGGCTTCGTCAAGCAATATCAGGTCCGCCTCGATCCGCTCAGGCTATTGGGCTACGGGATCACACCACAGCAGGTTTTTGACGCCCTTGCCACCAACAACGCCAACTCCGGGGGCGGTTACTTAAATAGCCAGCGCGGCGAGCAGACGATTATCCGCGGCGAAGGTCTGGTCGTCACCACCGACGATATCTCCCGGGTGATCGTCGATCGCTCCGGCGGTGCGCCCATTTACGTACGCGACATCGCCACGGTCGAAATCGGCAACCAGCTTCGGCAGGGGGTAGTCACCCGCGACAGCACCGACGGGGCAGTGATCGCCACCGTGCTGATGCGCGCCGGCCAGAACGCCAACGCCGTGGTCAAAGACGTCAAAGCCCGCGTCGCTGAAATCCAAAAGGAGCTGCCTGAAGGGGTCCAAATCGTCCCCCACTACGACCGCACCCAGCTCATCACCGCCGCCATCAAGACCGTCGCCCTCAATCTCACCGAGGGCGCCCTGCTGGTGACGGCCATTTTGCTCATCATGCTGGGCAACATCCGTGCCTCGCTCATCACCGCCTTGATCATTCCGCTCTCGATGCTGCTGGCGATTACCGGCATGGTGATCGGCGGGGTGAGCGGCAACTTGATGAGCCTGGGGGCCATCGACTTTGGACTTCTAGTCGATGGGGCGGTCTTCATGGTCGAAAACATCATCCTCAGGCTCTCCGAGCAGCGCCCCGAGACCCCCAAGGAGCGCATGGCGGTGATCGGAGCGGCCTCGGCGGAGGTGGCCAAGCCGGTGGCCTTTGCGATCACGATTGTCACGGTGGTCTATATTCCGATCTTTGGTCTTTCGGGTGTGGAGGGCAAACTTTTCCAGCCGATGGCCTTCACGGTGATACTGGCCCTGGTGGCCTCGCTGGTGCTGACGCTGTCGCTGGTACCGCTGGCTTGCTACTTTGCGTTTGCTAATAAGCTCCCCGAGGAGCGCGAGACGCTGGTGGTCGGCTGGGTGCGTCCGCCCTACGAGTGGGTGCTCGGGCGGTTGATGGGCCGGTGGTTGCCGGTGTCGCTGGCCTCGTTTGCGATCTTCGCCGCCTCGCTGACGCTGGTGCCGCTATTGGGTTCAGAATTTGTCCCCAACCTGGCGGAAGGGTCGCTGGTGATCAACGTGCGCCGACCGCCGGCCGCCTCCCTGGATGAAGGTGCCCGCCAGACCAAAATTATCGAACGCATCATCGGTGAATATCCGGAGGTGTCGACGATTTTTTCTACCACCGGCCACCCGGAACTGGCCACCGACACCAACAAATCCGAGAACTCCGACGTCTTCGTGATGCTCAAGCCCCAAAAGGAGTGGAAGACGGCCAAGACCCAGGAAGAGCTGGTGGCGAAGATGGAAAAGCGCCTGGAGGGGGTGATCCCGGGGATTACGATCGCCTACACCCAACCCATCCAGCAGCGCGTCAACGAACTGCTCTCCGGCGACCGCCTCGACGTCGCCCTGCGGATCTACGGCCCCGAACTCGACGTGCTCAACAACGCAGCCACCCAGGCGGCAAAGGCGATCGCTGCTGTGCCCGGGGCGGCGGATGTGCGCGCCGAGACCATCAAAGGTCTGCCGGTGCTCAACATCAAAGTCGACCGCGAACGCCTCGCCCAGTACGGCATCAACGTGCGCGAGGTGCTCGACACCATCGAAGCCACCCGTGCCGGCAAGGTGGTGGGCACCGTCTACGAGGGGCGGCAGCGCTACGCCCTGGCGGTCAAGTTCGACGCGGGCGCCGTCGCCGACGTGGACGCGGTGCGCCGATTGCCGGTCTCCACCAAGGACGGCGGCATCGTACCCCTGGAGACAGTCGTTGATGTGACGGTGGGCGACGGTCTTGCCCAGGTCTCCCACCGCGAGGGCGAGCGGGTGATTACCGTCGGCATGAACGTGCGCGGACGCGACTTGGGATCCTTCGTCGCCGCTGCCCAGGCGGCGGTCGAGCAGACCGCGCAGTTGCCCAAGGGCTACCGGCTGGTCTGGGGCGGCCAGTTCGAGAACTACCAGTCAGCCCTCTCGCGGCTGCAGATCCTGGTACCGCTGGCCTTGGCACTGATTTTCGTGCTTCTGTACAGTTCCTTCGGTAACCTGCGGCCGGGAATCTTGATTTTCTTGAACGTCCCTTTTTCGCTGGTGGGCGGCCTGGTAGCCCTCTGGTGGCGGGGGTTTCCCCTCTCAGTCTCCGCCGGAGTGGGCTTTATCACGCTGTTTGGTGTGGCGGTGCTCAACGGCATCGTGCTGGTCTCCACCATCCGCGACATCGAAGAAGCGGAGGGAATCGGACCGCAGGAAGCGGCGCTCAAAGGCGCCAAGGAGCGCCTGCGGCCAATTCTTTCAGCCGCCCTGCTTGCGTCGATCGGCTTCATCCCGATGGCGATTGCCTCCAGCGCCGGTGCCGAAGTGCAGCGCCCCCTGGCTACGGTGGTCATCGGCGGACTGTTCACCTGCACGCACTTTACGCTGTTTGCCCTGCCGGTGCTCTACCCGGCCATCTGCGGCAAGTCCGGGGGCAGAGGCCAGGCCCTCCGGCAGCGCTGGCAAAAGTTGTTTTTCTGGAAGCCTGCCAGACAACCGGTTGCGCCCGACACCGGTCACTCGGTGTCCTGA
- a CDS encoding Uma2 family endonuclease, translating to MVTLVDVFYPSGDGEPVAESYLHFYVLALTFVVLQQYLAGQRATVLANQFLYYTQGIRDDRVAPDVMVIFDIEPGGRDSYKLWEEKQVPAVVFEMTSKRTEKQDRQFKKDLYERLGVQEYWLFDPKGEWIAGRLLGYRLGSDAAAGGRAVYHPIDDAVSEQLGLQLVVEDSALRFVRLDTGEKLPIPVELLEQLAEARHRAEQAERQMEWERQRAQRLAERLRALGIDPDV from the coding sequence ATGGTGACTCTCGTCGATGTCTTCTATCCTTCTGGCGACGGCGAACCTGTGGCCGAATCCTACCTGCACTTTTATGTCCTGGCACTCACTTTTGTCGTTCTGCAGCAGTACCTGGCGGGTCAACGGGCGACGGTCCTTGCCAATCAGTTTCTTTACTACACCCAGGGCATCCGCGACGACCGGGTCGCGCCCGATGTGATGGTGATTTTCGACATTGAGCCCGGAGGACGCGACAGCTACAAACTCTGGGAGGAGAAGCAGGTACCTGCCGTCGTCTTCGAGATGACCTCCAAGCGTACCGAGAAGCAGGACCGCCAGTTCAAAAAAGACCTTTACGAACGCCTTGGGGTACAAGAATACTGGTTGTTTGACCCCAAGGGTGAGTGGATCGCCGGGCGGTTGCTGGGGTATCGATTGGGGTCGGACGCCGCCGCGGGCGGGCGGGCGGTCTACCATCCGATTGACGATGCTGTAAGCGAGCAGTTGGGTTTGCAATTGGTCGTGGAGGATAGCGCTCTGCGGTTTGTTCGACTGGATACCGGGGAGAAGCTGCCCATCCCGGTCGAGTTGCTGGAGCAGTTGGCCGAGGCGCGCCACCGAGCCGAGCAGGCCGAACGGCAGATGGAATGGGAAAGACAACGTGCCCAACGTCTGGCTGAGCGTCTGCGTGCTTTAGGCATCGACCCGGACGTCTGA
- a CDS encoding cation:proton antiporter: protein MASELQLIVDIVTVLGAAAAGGFLASRLRQPVLLGYLLGGMVVGPAGLSLVGDEGAIKALAEVGVALLLFALGVEFSIKELNKVRNIALGGGSLQVLLTIFLGGGLAYLTGWVDTIPKAIFLGAVLSLSSTAVVLKILIERNEVQTAHGQAMLAILIVQDLGLGLMLAVLPALTQPPEALGGALLWALLKSVLFIAGAVVSGIWLIPPLMRQVARTGSQELFVLTVFALCLGVALVTSTIGLGIEMGAFVAGLMISEVEYADQALDRVLPMRDIFATVFFASIGSLIDPVFLWNNAPTLLGLVAVVMVGKALIVTPVVMVFGYPFKTALTVGLGLNQIGEFSFVLAGVAQGLGLFSPELYGLTVGTTAVTLVVTPFVLKSAPMIFTALESLPVIGKALRASEVPKVIAVEEGIRDHIVVAGYGRVGETLVRMLRSQGHTVLVVDNNEATTESLRKQQIPYLFGDSSSELVLEKAHLEQARAMAIALPDPMATRLTLKRVLSIAPELDVTVRAHANSEIDALYQLGAREVVQPEFESALAMGSHMLITLGGGVREVQQEVVACRETRYRSILPARPDFVVANELEAAVEGLEGNWFTVKPNSPLVGLTLAQADIRRLTGVSVMAIRTGSETNRYPGPQTVLKAGDRVLAVGNSEEDRAFEELLEGRAEASVGRPERWVEVPENSFLDGQTLADVDLRRRHGVLVQAVQRTGKMVRFPNADTVVQAGDRLMVCGSAEAIEQLRGLLEQVPTVSSQEE, encoded by the coding sequence ATGGCATCGGAATTACAACTTATCGTCGATATTGTGACCGTGCTCGGGGCGGCGGCGGCTGGAGGCTTTCTGGCGAGCCGTCTGCGCCAGCCGGTGCTGCTGGGCTACTTGCTCGGGGGCATGGTGGTAGGACCGGCGGGGCTGTCGCTGGTGGGAGATGAAGGCGCCATCAAGGCTCTAGCCGAAGTCGGGGTGGCGCTGCTGCTGTTTGCCCTGGGGGTCGAATTTTCGATCAAAGAACTCAACAAGGTCCGCAACATCGCTTTGGGCGGAGGCAGCCTGCAGGTGTTGCTCACGATCTTTTTGGGAGGCGGCCTCGCCTATCTCACCGGCTGGGTGGACACCATCCCGAAGGCAATCTTCCTGGGGGCGGTGCTGTCGCTGTCTTCGACCGCCGTGGTGCTCAAGATCCTCATCGAGCGCAACGAGGTGCAGACCGCCCACGGCCAGGCGATGCTCGCCATTCTCATCGTGCAGGATCTGGGATTAGGCCTGATGCTCGCGGTGCTGCCCGCCCTCACCCAACCGCCCGAAGCCCTCGGTGGAGCCTTGCTGTGGGCGCTGCTCAAATCGGTGCTGTTTATTGCCGGGGCGGTGGTATCCGGTATCTGGCTCATCCCGCCTCTGATGCGCCAGGTAGCGCGCACGGGCTCCCAGGAGCTGTTCGTGCTCACGGTCTTTGCCCTCTGCCTGGGGGTGGCGCTGGTCACTTCGACCATCGGCCTGGGGATCGAGATGGGTGCCTTTGTGGCGGGATTGATGATCTCCGAAGTCGAGTACGCCGATCAGGCCCTCGACCGGGTGCTGCCGATGCGCGACATATTTGCGACGGTCTTTTTCGCCTCGATCGGCAGCCTGATCGATCCGGTCTTTTTGTGGAACAACGCCCCGACGCTACTCGGGCTGGTGGCGGTCGTCATGGTGGGCAAGGCGCTCATCGTCACGCCCGTTGTGATGGTCTTCGGCTATCCGTTCAAGACGGCGCTTACCGTCGGCCTGGGGCTCAACCAGATTGGCGAATTTTCCTTTGTGCTCGCCGGGGTGGCCCAGGGACTGGGGCTGTTTTCGCCGGAACTGTACGGCCTGACGGTCGGTACGACGGCGGTGACGCTGGTGGTCACCCCGTTTGTGCTCAAATCCGCGCCGATGATCTTCACCGCCCTGGAGTCGCTGCCGGTGATCGGCAAAGCGTTGCGCGCGAGCGAGGTTCCCAAGGTGATCGCCGTCGAAGAAGGCATCCGCGATCACATCGTGGTGGCAGGCTACGGACGGGTGGGCGAGACGCTGGTACGCATGCTGCGCTCCCAGGGGCACACCGTGCTGGTCGTCGACAACAACGAGGCCACCACCGAGAGCCTGCGCAAACAGCAAATTCCCTATCTTTTCGGCGACTCCTCCAGCGAACTGGTGCTCGAAAAGGCGCACCTGGAGCAGGCGCGGGCGATGGCCATCGCTCTGCCGGACCCGATGGCGACGCGCCTCACCCTCAAGCGGGTGCTGAGCATCGCGCCGGAACTGGATGTCACCGTGCGCGCCCACGCCAACTCCGAAATCGACGCGCTCTACCAGTTGGGAGCGCGCGAAGTGGTCCAGCCCGAGTTCGAGTCGGCCCTGGCGATGGGATCGCACATGCTTATCACTCTGGGGGGCGGCGTGCGCGAGGTGCAGCAGGAAGTGGTGGCCTGCCGCGAGACCCGCTACCGCTCGATTCTGCCTGCCAGACCCGACTTCGTGGTCGCCAACGAACTGGAAGCCGCCGTCGAAGGTCTGGAGGGCAACTGGTTCACCGTCAAACCGAATTCGCCGCTGGTGGGTCTGACGCTGGCCCAGGCCGACATCCGCCGCCTCACCGGCGTCTCGGTCATGGCTATTCGCACCGGCAGCGAGACCAACCGCTATCCGGGTCCGCAGACGGTGCTCAAGGCGGGTGACCGGGTACTGGCTGTGGGCAATAGCGAGGAGGACAGAGCCTTCGAAGAACTGCTCGAAGGCCGGGCGGAAGCGAGCGTCGGCCGCCCGGAGCGCTGGGTGGAGGTACCCGAAAATTCGTTTCTGGACGGCCAGACCCTCGCCGATGTAGATCTGCGTCGCCGCCACGGCGTGCTGGTGCAGGCCGTCCAGCGCACCGGCAAGATGGTGCGCTTCCCCAACGCCGATACGGTCGTGCAGGCCGGGGATCGCCTGATGGTCTGCGGCAGCGCCGAAGCGATCGAACAGTTGCGCGGGTTGCTTGAGCAGGTGCCGACGGTGAGTTCCCAGGAAGAGTAG
- a CDS encoding precorrin-8X methylmutase, protein MDLHPITAESFAIIDAEIGEHTFPPAEYQIVRRVIHATADFEYQHLLRFEHGAIPAALAAIRAQTPVIVDVQMVKAGVASSLGNHPLLCALEAGIVPQAGQTRTEAGLLGLTVRYPEAIYVIGNAPTALLALVEAICAGRAHPALVVGVPVGFVQVIPAKKALASLAIPQIRVEGRKGGSPVAAAIVNALMALSNAAS, encoded by the coding sequence ATGGATCTGCACCCAATCACGGCCGAAAGCTTCGCCATCATCGATGCTGAAATTGGCGAGCACACCTTCCCACCTGCCGAATACCAAATCGTGCGGCGGGTGATCCACGCGACGGCCGACTTCGAGTACCAACACCTGTTGCGCTTTGAGCACGGAGCGATCCCCGCCGCCCTTGCCGCGATCCGGGCACAGACCCCGGTGATCGTCGATGTGCAGATGGTCAAAGCCGGCGTGGCAAGCAGCCTTGGGAATCACCCGCTTCTGTGCGCCCTGGAAGCGGGGATTGTCCCGCAGGCGGGTCAGACGCGCACGGAGGCAGGCTTGCTCGGTCTTACCGTCCGCTATCCCGAAGCCATTTACGTCATCGGTAACGCTCCTACGGCCCTGCTGGCGCTGGTGGAGGCGATCTGTGCAGGCCGAGCCCATCCGGCGCTGGTGGTGGGCGTGCCGGTGGGTTTTGTGCAGGTGATCCCCGCCAAAAAAGCCCTCGCCAGTCTGGCTATTCCCCAGATCCGGGTGGAGGGGCGCAAAGGCGGCTCGCCGGTGGCGGCAGCCATCGTCAACGCCTTGATGGCTCTGAGCAACGCCGCTTCCTGA
- the cobO gene encoding cob(I)yrinic acid a,c-diamide adenosyltransferase: MTDADTAHKLKMERRKQVQEQRLAERDRKKGLLIVHTGDGKGKSSAAFGMVFRSLGHGLPVAVIQFIKGAWEPGEAKLLGRFPELVVFRAMGEGFTWETQDRERDIAKASEAWKAGLELILAGRHHIVLLDEINVAMKLGYLDPNQVLAGLARKPEMVHVVLTGRGAPEGIIEAADLVTEMKLVKHPFRSQGIKAQLGIEY; this comes from the coding sequence ATGACCGATGCCGACACCGCCCACAAACTGAAAATGGAGCGCCGCAAGCAGGTGCAGGAGCAGCGCCTGGCCGAGCGCGACCGCAAAAAGGGACTGCTCATCGTCCACACCGGCGACGGCAAGGGCAAAAGTTCGGCGGCCTTCGGCATGGTCTTCCGGTCGCTGGGCCACGGCCTGCCGGTGGCGGTGATCCAATTTATCAAAGGTGCCTGGGAACCGGGAGAAGCCAAACTGCTCGGCCGCTTCCCGGAGCTGGTAGTCTTTCGAGCGATGGGCGAAGGGTTTACCTGGGAGACCCAGGACCGCGAGCGCGATATCGCCAAAGCAAGCGAAGCCTGGAAGGCAGGTCTGGAACTTATCCTGGCGGGCCGACACCACATCGTGCTGCTCGATGAAATCAATGTGGCGATGAAACTGGGATATCTTGATCCCAATCAAGTTCTGGCGGGCCTGGCGCGCAAACCTGAGATGGTGCACGTCGTGCTCACCGGCCGGGGAGCCCCGGAGGGCATCATCGAAGCCGCCGATCTAGTGACGGAGATGAAACTGGTCAAACACCCCTTCCGTAGCCAGGGGATCAAAGCGCAGCTGGGGATCGAGTACTAG
- a CDS encoding thioredoxin-like domain-containing protein, producing MGTAVSSKTPRVRAPELPPKFHWLNTDRPLRLKELRGRVVLLDFWTYCCINCLHVLPDLKYLEDKYRDSLTVIGVHTAKFANEQALDNVRRAILRHDIDHPVIVDESHTIWQSYAIRAWPTLVLIDPDGYYVGHASGEGNRDLLDQLIGELVASQRTQGRPIPAGLLTRLEKAAAPPTPLAFPGKVITDGNRLFVSDSSHHRIVTSSLDGSSHEIIGSGTPGWRDGSFEEAEFWAPQGLALAGDGRTLFVCDTENHLLRKVDLVSCQVSTLAGTGEQSLGYGQVEGPGLEIPLSSPWDAVMVDDLLYVAMAGSHQIWKCDPRSGRISTFAGNGHESTLNGTRDSSAFAQPSGITTDGHRLFVADSESSSVRTVGIAEDLTALLCGSGDLFGFGDQDGVGEGVLLQHPLGVHWDGKTLWLADTYNHKIKRIDPKSRRCETLTGHVDSGYLDGELAEARFWEPAGLWCHGDRIYIADTNNHAIRVIDLSARRVSTLKVRGLCAPGFCFPDSA from the coding sequence ATGGGAACCGCCGTGTCCAGCAAGACCCCCCGTGTTCGCGCCCCCGAGCTGCCCCCAAAATTTCACTGGCTCAACACCGACAGGCCCCTACGCCTGAAGGAACTGCGCGGCCGGGTCGTGCTGCTCGATTTTTGGACTTACTGCTGTATCAACTGCCTGCACGTCCTGCCGGATCTCAAATATCTCGAGGACAAGTATCGCGACAGCCTCACGGTAATCGGCGTGCACACCGCCAAATTTGCCAACGAACAGGCTCTAGACAATGTCCGCCGGGCGATCTTGCGCCACGACATCGATCATCCGGTGATCGTCGACGAGAGCCACACCATCTGGCAGAGCTACGCGATCAGAGCCTGGCCGACGCTGGTACTGATCGACCCGGACGGTTACTACGTGGGTCACGCCTCCGGCGAGGGCAACCGCGACCTGCTCGATCAGCTGATTGGCGAACTGGTGGCGAGCCAACGCACCCAGGGCCGCCCAATCCCGGCAGGACTATTGACCCGTCTGGAAAAAGCTGCCGCCCCACCGACGCCCCTCGCTTTCCCCGGCAAAGTGATCACCGACGGCAATCGCCTGTTCGTCAGCGACAGCAGCCACCACCGCATCGTGACCAGCAGCCTCGACGGCTCCAGCCACGAGATTATCGGCTCCGGCACCCCCGGTTGGCGCGACGGCAGCTTCGAGGAGGCCGAATTTTGGGCTCCCCAGGGGCTGGCCCTGGCAGGGGACGGCCGCACGCTGTTCGTCTGCGACACCGAAAATCATCTGCTGCGCAAAGTCGACCTGGTCAGCTGCCAGGTGAGCACCCTCGCCGGTACCGGCGAGCAGAGCCTGGGCTACGGCCAGGTCGAGGGTCCGGGTCTGGAGATTCCCCTCAGTTCGCCCTGGGACGCAGTAATGGTGGATGACTTGCTCTACGTGGCGATGGCCGGTTCCCACCAGATCTGGAAGTGCGACCCAAGGAGCGGCCGAATCAGCACCTTTGCCGGCAACGGCCACGAATCGACCCTGAACGGTACGCGCGACAGCTCCGCTTTTGCCCAACCGAGTGGGATCACTACCGATGGTCACAGGTTGTTCGTTGCCGACTCCGAAAGCAGTTCCGTGCGCACCGTGGGTATTGCAGAAGATCTCACCGCACTCCTGTGTGGCTCGGGCGATCTGTTCGGCTTTGGGGATCAAGACGGCGTCGGGGAGGGCGTGCTGTTGCAGCACCCGCTCGGGGTGCACTGGGACGGCAAAACTTTGTGGCTGGCCGACACCTACAACCACAAAATCAAGCGCATCGATCCCAAAAGTAGACGGTGCGAGACTCTCACGGGCCACGTCGACAGCGGCTATCTCGACGGCGAATTAGCCGAAGCGCGCTTCTGGGAGCCTGCCGGATTGTGGTGCCACGGCGATCGGATCTATATCGCCGACACTAACAATCACGCCATCCGGGTGATCGATTTGAGTGCGCGCCGGGTCTCGACGCTCAAAGTTCGCGGCCTGTGCGCTCCCGGTTTCTGCTTTCCAGATAGCGCATGA
- a CDS encoding phosphoglucomutase/phosphomannomutase family protein has translation MAGTAIRFGTDGWRAIIAREFTFENVTRVARAAAEILAETFEGEGVVIGYDRRFLADEFARTAAEAVRSLGLSVLLADCPAPTPAFSWAVKKRGAKGALVLTASHNPASYCGIKIKGAFAGSVSPEFTRAVEERLEGPVPADRPRGSLVLFDPWMDYLAQLRTRVDVAALQEANLAIFIDVMHGVGAGGLTHLLGPNVVEVRGRHDPLFGGTPPEPIGRYLAPLFEAVRGYRGDRPVVGLALDGDADRIAAADRHGNFLSCQVLIPLLVDHLARRRGLTGKVVKTISGSDLIAKVARARGLPVEETAIGFKYIADVMLREPVLVGGEESGGIGYLGHMPERDGLLCALYLVEIVAQTGKDLGALFAQLQGELGFHSHYDRRDLRLADEAFKQRLLGELGSSPPKTVADQAVIEHSAIDGHKFRLADGRWLLIRFSGTEPLLRLYCEGPDPVRVTETLQWAERWATGPGVLC, from the coding sequence ATGGCAGGCACGGCCATTCGCTTCGGTACCGACGGCTGGCGGGCGATTATCGCGCGGGAATTCACCTTCGAGAATGTCACCCGCGTGGCGCGGGCTGCCGCTGAAATCCTGGCTGAAACTTTTGAAGGCGAGGGCGTCGTCATCGGCTACGACCGCCGTTTTCTGGCCGACGAATTTGCCCGCACCGCCGCCGAAGCGGTGCGCAGCCTGGGTCTATCGGTGCTCCTGGCCGACTGCCCCGCCCCCACCCCCGCCTTCAGCTGGGCGGTCAAAAAACGTGGCGCCAAGGGCGCTCTGGTGCTCACCGCGAGCCACAACCCTGCTTCCTACTGCGGCATCAAGATCAAAGGCGCCTTCGCAGGGTCGGTCTCGCCGGAATTCACCCGAGCGGTCGAAGAGCGGCTCGAAGGTCCGGTACCTGCGGATCGACCCCGGGGTAGCCTGGTGCTATTCGATCCATGGATGGACTATCTGGCCCAGTTGCGCACGCGGGTGGACGTGGCTGCCCTGCAGGAAGCGAACCTGGCTATCTTTATCGATGTCATGCACGGCGTCGGCGCGGGGGGATTGACCCACCTGCTCGGGCCGAACGTGGTAGAGGTGCGCGGGCGCCACGATCCGCTTTTTGGCGGTACCCCGCCCGAACCGATCGGCCGCTACCTGGCGCCTTTATTTGAGGCGGTGCGCGGCTACCGGGGGGACCGGCCGGTGGTGGGCCTGGCCCTGGATGGCGACGCCGATCGGATCGCCGCCGCCGATCGCCACGGCAATTTCTTGAGCTGCCAGGTGCTCATTCCTCTGCTGGTGGACCACCTGGCCCGCCGCCGGGGACTCACCGGCAAAGTCGTCAAGACGATCAGCGGCTCGGATCTGATTGCAAAGGTGGCCCGCGCGCGGGGATTGCCGGTCGAGGAGACGGCCATCGGCTTTAAGTACATCGCCGATGTTATGCTGCGCGAGCCGGTGCTCGTGGGCGGCGAGGAATCGGGAGGCATCGGTTATCTGGGGCACATGCCCGAGCGCGACGGGCTTCTGTGTGCGCTGTATCTAGTCGAGATCGTGGCGCAAACCGGCAAAGATCTGGGCGCACTGTTTGCCCAATTGCAGGGGGAGCTCGGTTTTCACTCCCACTACGACCGGCGGGATCTGCGCCTGGCGGACGAAGCGTTCAAGCAGCGGTTGCTGGGAGAACTGGGAAGCTCCCCCCCCAAAACGGTGGCCGACCAGGCAGTGATCGAACACAGCGCTATCGACGGCCACAAATTTCGCCTCGCCGACGGGCGCTGGTTGCTCATCCGCTTCAGCGGCACCGAACCGCTGCTCCGGCTCTACTGCGAAGGCCCCGACCCCGTCCGGGTCACCGAGACATTGCAGTGGGCGGAGCGTTGGGCCACCGGCCCTGGGGTGCTATGCTGA
- a CDS encoding DUF6800 family protein, producing MSFKKIERTKEIDRRRHRKAKLAKLRARYHAAKTEAERKDIYSRAARLSPWLSVEEFANPSTAAVTAQ from the coding sequence ATGTCCTTCAAAAAAATCGAGCGGACCAAAGAAATCGATCGCCGCCGCCACCGCAAAGCCAAACTCGCCAAACTGCGCGCCCGCTACCATGCCGCCAAGACCGAGGCGGAGCGCAAAGACATCTATAGCCGTGCCGCCCGCCTCTCGCCCTGGCTGAGCGTCGAAGAATTCGCCAACCCCTCCACCGCCGCCGTCACCGCGCAGTAG